In the genome of Archaeoglobus neptunius, the window CTCGAACTTGAAGATGAATTGAAGAGGGGGGACTGGCTTGATGTTGCTGTGGATGGTGGAAAAGGAGGTTTGGAGGTAACTTCCAGGTTCCTTGATTCTCTGAACGAAATCATGTCCGATGAAGGGAGGGCAATTCTCATAGTCTCATCCTACAATGAACCATCGATATACGAGCTAATCGAAAAGAGGGGATTTAAGTACGGGATAATCGGAGAACGAAAGTTGTTTTTCGAAAAACTTTACGCAATCAAAATCTGGAAGTCCGGAACGTCATATGCCGATTAAGCCCAACACGGGGTTTGATTTAAGGACTTGTTAACATCGCCTTGACAATCTTCAGCGTGACGTTAGCTTCGACCCAAGCTGCTATTACGATTAAGATGATGGAGATAAGGGCGAGGGTCAGGTACTCCTTAACGTCTTCTCTGGTCAGAACCTGCTCCTTCCTGCCCATCAGGTATCGGATGACCTCGCAGGGAATCTTGAATCCAGCAGCCCCGGCTATTATTATGGCTGGGATTTCGAAGATGGCGTGTGGGAGTATAAGCCAAATACACCCACGATCTATTAAAATTAATTTC includes:
- a CDS encoding HemK2/MTQ2 family protein methyltransferase, with the translated sequence MIYDPAEDSELLLETALKEIRPEDEVIEIGAGSGFVAERLKDRCRWIVVTDISPFAVEVLNRKGLDVIRTDIARGIRKKFSLVLFNPPYLELEDELKRGDWLDVAVDGGKGGLEVTSRFLDSLNEIMSDEGRAILIVSSYNEPSIYELIEKRGFKYGIIGERKLFFEKLYAIKIWKSGTSYAD
- a CDS encoding stage II sporulation protein M; the encoded protein is MTKKMLIYVSSMLYFVSFIIGCFTNHITTMRINDNILSQLEQPSLSYILTQNIYVWFIMLCGSFTFGATTLASILANGFTTGFLSKLILIDRGCIWLILPHAIFEIPAIIIAGAAGFKIPCEVIRYLMGRKEQVLTREDVKEYLTLALISIILIVIAAWVEANVTLKIVKAMLTSP